The following coding sequences lie in one Phalacrocorax aristotelis chromosome 2, bGulAri2.1, whole genome shotgun sequence genomic window:
- the ITGB8 gene encoding integrin beta-8 isoform X2 codes for MMWVPLLACLTAGIVSVPKCQRGPGALLGAARLLAAVPGLCQRPENRCATSNAVTCTKCLALGPECGWCAQEDFMADATQKGRCDTVFNLMKRGCQSDFVENPTVRVTIPSDRETNTQVTPGKVSVQLRPGSEANFMLKVRPLEKYPVDLYYLVDVSASMHNNIEKLNSVGFALSKKMANISLDFRLGFGSYVDKTVSPYISIHPGRIHNQCSDYNLDCMPPHGYIHVLSLTDNIAEFRNAVNKQKISGNIDTPEGGFDAMLQAAVCQSHIGWRKEAKRLLLVMTDQTSHLALDSKLAGIVIPHDGNCHLKDNVYIKATSMEHPSLGQLSEKLIDNNINVIFAVQGSQFHWYKDLLPLLPGTVARQIESQAANLNDLVVEAYQKLISEVKIQVDNQIQGLHFNITAICPDGSKKTGMEGCKNVGYNEEVLFNVSVTMKGCDTTGGRRYAILKPIGFNETTIVNVQKSCASQYGDSARHNRVWADETFSDGKQSHCSDNNCSSNRDTLPSERCRRHQDQPICSGQGNCIDGKCFCYKNKLGKVYGKYCEMDDFSCPYHQGNLCSGNGECEAGKCKCFAGWEGDRCQCSLQSAKHCLNSKGQICSGRGECVCGKCECTDPRSFGRLCEYCPTCNKACEENWNCVQCRHSNNASQAKLEQCTTSCAYLLHYIDQTSECFSGRSYFRVFSIIFIVTFLIGLLVVLIIRQIILQGSSNKVKSSADYRVSATKKDKMFLPTVCTRTVTYRRDKPEEINIDTSKLRLNETFKCEF; via the exons CGGAAAACAGATGTGCCACTTCAAATGCAGTTACATGCACAAAGTGTCTTGCTTTGGGTCCAGAGTGTGGATGGTGTGCTCAAGAG GATTTCATGGCTGACGCAACACAGAAGGGACGCTGTGACACGGTTTTCAACCTAATGAAAAGAGGCTGCCAATCAGATTTTGTAGAAAATCCCACAGTTCGTGTCACAATACCCAGTGACCGTGAAACAAATACCCAAGTGACACCAGGAAAAGTTTCAGTCCAACTGCGTCCAG GAAGTGAAGCAAACTTTATGTTAAAAGTTCGTCCTCTAGAGAAATACCCTGTGGATCTTTATTATTTAGTTGATGTCTCAGCCTCCATGCACAACAATATAGAAAAACTAAATTCCGTTGGATTTGCTTTATCTAAAAAGATGGCAAATATTTCTCTTGATTTTCGACTTGGATTTGGATCCTACGTGGATAAAACTGTGTCACCCTATATTAGCATTCATCCAGGTAGAATCCATAACCAGTGCAG TGATTATAATTTAGATTGTATGCCTCCTCACGGTTATATTCACGTGCTATCCCTGACTGACAATATAGCAGAATTCAGAAATGCAGTGAATAAACAAAAGATTTCTGGGAATATTGATACACCTGAAGGGGGCTTTGATGCGATGCTCCAAGCAGCTGTGTGCCAG agcCATATTGGATGGCGCAAAGAAGCAAAGCGACTGCTTCTTGTCATGACAGATCAAACTTCCCATCTGGCCCTTGATAGTAAATTAGCAGGGATCGTAATTCCCCACGATGGCAACTGTCATTTGAAAGATAATGTGTACATCAAAGCTACGAGTATG GAGCATCCATCTCTTGGGCAGCTCTCTGAAAAACTGATTGACAATAACATCaatgttatttttgctgttCAAGGAAGCCAGTTCCATTGGTATAAA GATCTGTTACCTCTATTGCCTGGTACTGTTGCAAGACAGATAGAATCACAAGCAGCAAATCTCAATGATTTGGTGGTAGAAGCCTATCAG AAACTAATCTCGGAAGTGAAAATTCAAGTGGATAATCAGATCCAAGGTCTTCATTTCAATATCACTGCAATCTGTCCTGATGGAAGTAAAAAAACTGGCATGGAAGGATGTAAAAATGTGGGGTACAATGAAGAA GTACTTTTCAATGTATCAGTTACAATGAAAGGATGTGATACAACTGGAGGAAGAAGATATGCAATACTTAAGCCTATTGGTTTCAATGAAACCACCATCGTTAATGTGCAGAAAAGCTGTGCCTCTCAGTATGGAGACAGTGCAAGGCACAACAGAGTATGGGCTGATGAAACTTTTTCTGATGGCAAACAGTCCCATTGCAGTGACAATAACTGTAGCTCTAATAGAGATACGCTTCCTTCTGAGAGGTGCAGACGACACCAGGACCAGCCCATCTGCAGTGGTCAAGGAAATTGCATAGATGGAAAATGTTTCTGCTACAAAAACAAGCTAGGCAAGGTGTATGGCAAGTACTGTGAAATGGATGATTTTTCCTGCCCATATCACCAGGGAAACTTATGTTCTG GTAATGGTGAATGTGAAGCTGGTAAATGCAAATGCTTTGCTGGCTGGGAAGGTGACCGTTGCCAGTGCTCGTTACAATCAGCAAAGCACTGCCTGAATTCAAAGGGCCAGATTTGCAGTGGAAGAGGAGAATGTGTATGTGGAAAGTGTGAGTGCACAGATCCAAGAAGCTTTGGCCGTTTGTGTGAATATTGCCCAACTTGTAACAAAGCCTGTGAAGAAAACTG gaaTTGTGTTCAATGCCGTCATTCTAACAATGCATCTCAAGCTAAACTTGAGCAGTGCACAACCTCTTGCGCTTACCTGCTGCATTATATTGACCAAACTTCAG AATGTTTCTCTGGACGAAGCTACTTTAGAGTCTTTTCCATAATCTTTATAGTTACCTTTCTGATCGGGTTGCTTGTTGTCCTTATCATCAGGCAGATAATTCTGCAGGGGAGTAGCAATAAAGTTAAATCTTCAGCTGATTACAGAGTATCTGCAACAAAGAAG GATAAGATGTTTTTGCCTACTGTTTGTACAAGAACAGTAACATACAGACGTGACAAACCAGAGGAAATAAATATCGACACCAGCAAGTTGCGATTAAATGAAACTTTCAAGTGTGAATTCTGA